In one window of Vanessa atalanta chromosome 10, ilVanAtal1.2, whole genome shotgun sequence DNA:
- the LOC125067067 gene encoding catalase-like, producing the protein MKRAGEVIFHCLLVFLVNNVVCSDNELYDYLNRTDPSTRQLYDFKIEHPRPIGILTTSSGKLVEIRESVTLNSDAFSNQYHIDSITHANNERIPERIVHAKGGGAFGYFEVTHDVSKYIKADLFNGIGKITPAVVRFSSVAQNLGGNDLAREMKGLAVKFYSQEGNLDLLCINFPVYFYRDPVDFVSFAHAFKRNPKTNLYDFTMRWDFITKRPDTLHGILWLLSDYGIPNGYRKMDAFPIHTYEIYNKNGERFFIRFNFRTEQGIQNLPTYVAQAIAANDLDYFNRDLYNAIANENYPAWKLEMDVMTFNDIKNVDYNPFEVTRMWKKGTYHTVQIGRLVLDRNPDNYFRVVEQSAFNPGNLVPGIPGPLDNMYKTRRSSYRDTHVYRLGVNHNRIDVNMPLYWKVYNRDGLPPVKNNMKDAPNYYPNSFSGPIPYIDPSRPKERLTVYETNAVDLEPASYFYNDYLTEDQRIRLVNNTAPLLVPVAPFMRRRVLRLFTLVDEELGTQVSKQLQRLLQVPPPPPPEVLTVPRQHYDENDYSQYLDSTIKIYS; encoded by the exons atgaagcgTGCTGGAGAGGTTATATTTCATTGCCTCttagtatttttagtaaataatgttGTGTGCAGTGACAATGAATTATACGATTACTTAAATCGAACAGATCCATCGACCCGGCAGCTTTATGACTTTAAAATAGAACACCCA AGACCAATAGGTATACTTACAACGAGTTCGGGAAAGCTAGTCGAGATTAGAGAATCTGTAACATTAAACTCAGATGCGTTTTCAAACCAGTATCACATCGATTCAATTACTCACGCTAATAATGAGCGAATTCCTGAAAGGATCGTCCACGCTAAGGGTGGTGGCGCATTTGGGTATTTTGAGGTGACCCATGATGTTTCTAAGTATATAAAAGCTGATCTTTTTAACGGCATTGGCAAGATAACTCCTGCGGTTGTAAGGTTTTCTTCAGTAGCACAAAATTTGGGCGGAAATGACCTGGCCAGAGAAATGAAAGGTTTAGCCGTTAAATTTTACAGTCAAGAAGGAAATTTAGATCTTTTGTGCATCAATTTCCCGGTGTACTTTTACAGAGACCCAGTCGACTTTGTAAGTTTTGCACACGCTTTCAAGAGAAATCCTAAAACTAATCTGTATGATTTCACTATGCGATGGGACTTTATAACAAAGAGACCCGATACACTACATGGTATTTTGTGGCTGTTGTCTGACTATGGTATTCCGAATGGATACAGAAAAATGGATGCATTCCCTATTCACACATATgagatttacaataaaaacggTGAAAGATTTTTTATCCGATTCAACTTCAGAACTGAACAAGGCATACAAAATTTACCTACATATGTTGCGCAAGCTATCGCGGCCAATGATCTAGATTATTTTAACAGAGATTTATACAATGCCATCGCAAATGAAAATTATCCAGCTTGGAAACTGGAAATGGATGTTATgacatttaatgatattaaaaacgtTGATTACAATCCATTTGAAGTCACCAGAATGTGGAAAAAAGGCACTTATCATACGGTACAAATAGGGCGTCTTGTTCTGGATAGGAACCCCGATAATTACTTTAGGGTTGTGGAACAGAGCGCATTTAATCCAGGCAATTTAGTACCGGGCATTCCTGGACCTCTTGATAACATGTATAAAACTAGAAGATCATCTTACCGTGATACACATGTATATCGTTTGGGTGTAAACCACAACAGAATTGACGTTAATATGCCGCTTTACTGGAAGGTTTATAATCGTGATGGTTTGCCCCCTGTAAAGAATAATATGAAGGATGCGCCAAACTATTACCCGAATTCATTCAGCGGACCAATACCATACATAGATCCGAGTAGACCTAAAGAAAGACTAACAGTCTATGAAACTAATGCCGTTGATTTGGAACCAGCATCATATTTCTATAACGATTACTTGACAGAAGATCAAAGAATAAGACTTGTCAATAATACCGCGCCGTTACTCGTGCCAGTGGCACCGTTTATGCGTAGAAGAGTACTACGTTTATTTACCCTAGTGGATGAAGAATTAGGCACGCAAGTTTCTAAGCAGTTACAACGATTGCTTCAAGTTCCACCGCCTCCACCACCCGAAGTGCTGACAGTACCTAGACAACATTACGATGAAAATGATTACAGTCAGTACCTAGattcaacaattaaaatatatagttaa